A single window of Flavobacterium sp. 140616W15 DNA harbors:
- a CDS encoding OmpA family protein, whose protein sequence is MRKITVLGLSTLLVLTSFFTSCDSVKNANNTQKGAGIGVAAGALIGGILGNNLGKGGNAALGAAIGAAVGGGTGALIGNKMDKQAREIDQALPGADVERVGEGIHLVLNENAVRFDTNKSTLTPQAKANLDKLVPVFNEYADTNIEIFGYTDNTGKPEYNLTLSGQRAASVKAYLISKGLNASRFKTSGMGIVDPIATNDTPEGRTQNRRVEFAITANDKMVNDAKAGK, encoded by the coding sequence ATGAGAAAGATAACAGTTTTAGGTTTGAGTACTTTACTTGTATTAACAAGTTTTTTTACAAGTTGCGATTCGGTAAAAAACGCAAATAATACTCAAAAGGGTGCAGGAATAGGTGTTGCTGCAGGTGCTCTTATAGGAGGTATTTTAGGGAACAATTTAGGAAAAGGTGGGAACGCTGCTTTAGGAGCTGCTATTGGAGCTGCCGTAGGTGGTGGAACTGGTGCTCTTATTGGAAACAAAATGGATAAGCAAGCTAGAGAGATCGATCAAGCTTTACCAGGTGCAGATGTAGAGCGTGTTGGAGAAGGAATTCACTTAGTTTTAAATGAAAATGCAGTACGTTTTGATACTAATAAATCAACTTTAACTCCTCAGGCAAAAGCTAATTTAGATAAATTAGTTCCAGTATTTAATGAGTATGCTGATACTAATATCGAAATTTTTGGATATACTGATAATACAGGTAAGCCAGAATATAACTTAACACTTTCTGGACAAAGAGCTGCATCTGTAAAAGCGTATTTAATTTCAAAAGGATTAAATGCAAGTAGATTCAAAACTTCAGGTATGGGAATTGTTGACCCAATTGCAACAAACGATACTCCAGAAGGAAGAACTCAAAACCGTCGTGTAGAATTTGCTATTACTGCAAATGACAAAATGGTAAATGACGCAAAAGCTGGTAAATAA
- a CDS encoding lipocalin family protein — protein sequence MRKIILICIIAVTLFACKSASTTATSNGAEPLSTKLDRPSQVAIKGNWILTNVSYPGSEYIKVNSFDLADSKCFIGSTWNFISNNNKGSMALASPSCTAFSSPIVWSINSQGMFVLKILDAGVKAKKVRDGYLLKVAGLTENSFQLIDNINVGGQVKDVTYQFQRAN from the coding sequence ATGAGAAAAATTATTTTAATATGCATAATAGCCGTAACGCTTTTTGCATGCAAATCAGCCTCAACAACAGCTACATCTAATGGAGCTGAACCACTTTCTACAAAACTTGATAGGCCTTCTCAAGTAGCAATTAAAGGAAATTGGATTTTAACCAATGTTTCTTATCCGGGGTCAGAGTATATTAAAGTAAATTCATTTGATCTTGCTGACTCTAAATGCTTTATTGGTAGTACTTGGAATTTTATTTCAAACAATAACAAAGGGTCGATGGCTTTAGCATCACCTAGTTGTACTGCTTTTTCTTCTCCTATTGTGTGGAGTATCAATAGTCAAGGTATGTTTGTGCTTAAGATTCTTGATGCTGGTGTAAAGGCAAAAAAAGTGAGAGACGGATATTTACTAAAAGTGGCTGGCCTAACTGAAAATTCATTTCAATTAATTGATAACATTAATGTTGGTGGACAAGTTAAGGATGTAACATATCAATTTCAAAGAGCTAATTAA